The following DNA comes from Mycolicibacterium aromaticivorans JS19b1 = JCM 16368.
GGCGGTCGCCGGGTCGCCGGGCCCGTTGGACAGGAACACCCCGTCCGGCCGCAGGTCGGCGATCTGCTCGAACGTCGCCCCGGCGGGCAGCACGTGGGTGGCGATGCCGCGCTTGGCGAAGTTGCGCGGGGTGTTGGTCTTGATGCCGAGATCGATGGCTGCGACCGTGAACCGTTGCGCCCCTTCGGGTTCGACCGTGTAGACCGCGTCGGTCGACACCTGGCCGGCCAGGTCGGCGCCCAGCATCGAGGGCTGGTTGCGGACCCGGCTCAGCAGTTCCTCGGTGTCTGCGAGCGCAGGGCCGGAGAACACGCCGGCCTTCATCGAGCCGCGGGTGCGCAGGTGGCGCACCACTGCGCGGGTGTCGATGCCGGCGATCCCGACGATGCCCTGCCGGGTGAGTTCGTTCTCGAGTGTCCCGGTGGCGCGCCAGTTCGAGGCGCGCGGCGACGGGTCGCGCACGACGTAGCCGGCCACCCAGATCTTGTCGCCGCGACTTTCGGCGTCCTCGTGGTTCCAGCCGGTGTTGCCGATCTGTGGGGCGGTGGCCACCACGATCTGGCGGTGATAGCTGGGATCGGTGAGGGTCTCCTGATAGCCCGACATCCCGGTGGAGAACACCGCCTCACCGAGAGTCTCTCCGACAGCACCGAATTCGGTACCGGTGTAGACCCGCCCGTCCTCCAGTACCAGATGGGCTTTACCCGTCACGCTGCTTCTCCTGTTGTCGTCCACCGGGCGTAGTCGCGGCGGTCGTCACCGCGAAAGCCCGTATCAATCTCGGTTCCTGATGGCAGCCGCCACCGAATCGCCAGAATGCCTGCCGGCGAGTCGGACTTGTTGCGGCCACCGGGGATGACCTTCCCCGCCAGTCCGCGCTCGGTGCGGATGGCGGTGATGGCGTCTTGCGGGATCCAGATCGGCGTCGCGCCGGAGCGCTCGAGCAGGATGCCCTCGGGATAGCGGGTCAACACCGCCTTGGACCGGTAGCCCAGGTCACCGGCGGCGATGCGCTCCAACCAATTCGGTGCCAACGTGCTGCCGATGTAGAGGCCGCGGGTCGGTGCGACGGTGGCCGAACCCAGCAGGTCCGGCAGGGCGGGTAACTCGCCCAGTAGATCCATCTGGCGCCGGGCTCGCCGCTTCCAGCCGCGCAGCATCCGGCCGATCAGCACACCGATGATGACGACGATCACGAACGCGAAGACAAACGATCCGATCGCCGTACCGGTATTCATGCGGGGCTCTTCCCGTCCCGCGCCGTGACGACACCGCGCAGCAGGGTCGCGGTGACCGTCGCAGGCAACGCCATCGCGGCGAACGGGGTGTTGGCCGAGCGGCTGGCCAGTTCAGTGCCGTCGACCACCCAGGTGGCGTCGGGGTCGACGACGACGAGGTTGGCCGGCTCCCCCACCTCCAGCGGGCGACCCTGATCATCGAGCCCGACGATGCGGGCCGGGTTCTCGCTCATCACCCGTGCGACGCCGCGCCAGTCCAGCAGGCCGGTCTGCACCATCGTCTCGACGACCACCGACAGCGCGGTCTGAAGACCGAGCATGCCGGGCCGGGCCCGGGAGAACTCGCAACATTTCTCGTGCTCGGCGTGCGGGGCGTGATCGGTGGCCACAGAATCGAGCACGCCGTCGGCCAGCCCCTGGCGCAGGGCCTGGGCGTCGGCGGCCTCGCGAAGCGGCGGGTTCACCCGGTTCACCCCGTCGTAGCTGGCCAGCCTGCTGTCGTCGAGCAACAGGTGGTGTGGGGTGACTTCGGCTGTGATCGAGATGCCCTGCTGCTTGGCCCATTTGATGATCTCGACCGTCCCGGCGGTGGACGCATGGCAGATGTGGACGCGGGCGCCGGCGTCACGGGCCAGCAGCGCGTCACGGGCGACGATCGATTCCTCGGCGGCCCGCGGCCAGCCGGCCAGACCGAGCCGCGCGGCGTTGGGGCCTTCGTGGGCGACGGCGCCGACGGTCAGGCGGGGCTCCTCGGCGTGCTGGGCGATCAGCACGCCCAGACCGGTGGCGTACTCCAGCGCCCGGCGCATCACCAGCGGATCGTCCACGCACACACCGTCGTCGGAGAACAACTTGACCTGGGCGATCCCGCCGGCCATCAGGCCCATCTCGGTGAGCTGCTTGCCTTTGAGGCCCACGGTCACCGCGCCGACCGGGTGCACGTCGACCAGTCCGACCTGCTGACCGCGCCGCCACACGTGGTCGGTCACCACCGGGCTGTCGGCCACCGGGTCGGTGTTGGCCATCGCGAACACCGCGGTGTAACCGCCCAGAGCCGCGGCGGCCGAACCCGTTTCGATGTCCTCGGCGTACTCGCGGCCCGGCTCACGCAAGTGGGTGTGCAGGTCGACAAAGCCGGGCAGCAGAACCTGGCCGGTGGCGTCGATGACGTCGGCATCATCGGGGGCGGCAAGCTTCGGCCCGATCTCGGCGATCTGGCCGTCGGCCACCAGGACGTCGACCTGATCACCCTCGCCGTAGAGACGCACTCCACGAATCAACACGCTGCTCATACCGACACCGCCTCGTCCGTGCCGACCAGCAGATGGAACAGCACCGCCATCCGCACGTGCACACCGTTGGAAACCTGTTGCAACACAGCCGATTGCGACGAATCCGCCACCGCGTAGGAAATCTCCATACCGCGCAGCATCGGGCCGGGATGCAGCACCACGGCATGGCCGGGCAGCACCGCCTGCCGGCGATCGGACAGCCCGTAGCGGATGGAGTACTCGCGCTCGGAGGGGAAGAACCCGCCGTTCATCCGTTCGGCCTGCACCCGCAGCATCATCACCGCGTCGGCGGCGGGAAGCTCGGCGTCCAGATCGTGCGATACCGTCACCGGCCAGTCGGAGACCCCGACCGGCAGCAGCGTGGGCGGCGACACCAGCACCACCTCGGCGCCGAGGGTGGCCAGCAGCGACACGTTCGACCGCGCCACCCGGCTGTGCAGGATGTCGCCGACGATCACCACCCGGCGGCCTTCGATGTCACCGAGCCGCTGGCGCAGCGTCAGCGCGTCGAGCAGGGCCTGCGTCGGATGCTCGTGGGTGCCGTCCCCGGCGTTGATCACGCACGGGCCCGTGCCGTCGTCTTCGAGGGTCCACTGGGCCAGTTGCTGCGCGGCCCCCGAGGCCGGGTGGCGGATGATCAGCGCGTCGGCGCCTGCGGCGCGCAGCGTCAGTGCGGTGTCCCGCAGCGATTCACCCTTGGCCACCGAAGATCCCGAGGCGCTGACGTTGATCACGTCGGCGCTCATCCACTTGCCAGCCACCTCGAACGACACCCGGGTGCGGGTGGAGTTCTCGTAGAACATCGTGATGATCGTCCGCCCGCGCAGGGTCGGCAGCTTCTTGACCTCGCGTCCCAACAGCGCCTGCCGGAACCGGTCGGCGTTGTCCAGGATCGCGGTGGCCTCGTCGCGGGTCAGATCGCCCGCCGAGAGTAGGTGCCTGACTGTCATCTCGGCGGCCCTCCCTGCGGTGCGATCCAGATACCTTCCACCCCGTCGTCCTCCACCAGCCGAACCTTGACGTTCTCGCTACGTGACGTGGGCACGTTCTTGCCGACGTAGTCCGCCCTCAGCGGCAGCTCGCGGTGCCCGCGGTCAACCAGGACCGCCAGCTGCACCA
Coding sequences within:
- the carA gene encoding glutamine-hydrolyzing carbamoyl-phosphate synthase small subunit, translated to MTGKAHLVLEDGRVYTGTEFGAVGETLGEAVFSTGMSGYQETLTDPSYHRQIVVATAPQIGNTGWNHEDAESRGDKIWVAGYVVRDPSPRASNWRATGTLENELTRQGIVGIAGIDTRAVVRHLRTRGSMKAGVFSGPALADTEELLSRVRNQPSMLGADLAGQVSTDAVYTVEPEGAQRFTVAAIDLGIKTNTPRNFAKRGIATHVLPAGATFEQIADLRPDGVFLSNGPGDPATADHIVEVTRAVLGAGIPLFGICFGNQILGRALGRSTYKMVFGHRGINVPVIDHQTGTVAITAQNHGFALEGEAGERFDTDFGPAMVSHTCANDGVVEGIKLVDGRAFSVQYHPEAAAGPHDANYLFDQFIDLMAGEK
- a CDS encoding dihydroorotase, which encodes MSSVLIRGVRLYGEGDQVDVLVADGQIAEIGPKLAAPDDADVIDATGQVLLPGFVDLHTHLREPGREYAEDIETGSAAAALGGYTAVFAMANTDPVADSPVVTDHVWRRGQQVGLVDVHPVGAVTVGLKGKQLTEMGLMAGGIAQVKLFSDDGVCVDDPLVMRRALEYATGLGVLIAQHAEEPRLTVGAVAHEGPNAARLGLAGWPRAAEESIVARDALLARDAGARVHICHASTAGTVEIIKWAKQQGISITAEVTPHHLLLDDSRLASYDGVNRVNPPLREAADAQALRQGLADGVLDSVATDHAPHAEHEKCCEFSRARPGMLGLQTALSVVVETMVQTGLLDWRGVARVMSENPARIVGLDDQGRPLEVGEPANLVVVDPDATWVVDGTELASRSANTPFAAMALPATVTATLLRGVVTARDGKSPA
- a CDS encoding aspartate carbamoyltransferase catalytic subunit, whose translation is MTVRHLLSAGDLTRDEATAILDNADRFRQALLGREVKKLPTLRGRTIITMFYENSTRTRVSFEVAGKWMSADVINVSASGSSVAKGESLRDTALTLRAAGADALIIRHPASGAAQQLAQWTLEDDGTGPCVINAGDGTHEHPTQALLDALTLRQRLGDIEGRRVVIVGDILHSRVARSNVSLLATLGAEVVLVSPPTLLPVGVSDWPVTVSHDLDAELPAADAVMMLRVQAERMNGGFFPSEREYSIRYGLSDRRQAVLPGHAVVLHPGPMLRGMEISYAVADSSQSAVLQQVSNGVHVRMAVLFHLLVGTDEAVSV